The DNA segment CATCCATGTCAAAAAGCACAAGAGTGGTTGGATATGTTTGATGAATGACATGAACCTTGATCTTATACATGAAATATACACACacgtgtgtgtgtatatatatatatatatatatatatatattcagtattcaatatctataatatataCAATGTTAATAAAAAAGACCATTAATTGTTGGAAATAAATAAGAAGAATACGTAGGCAAAATTTGAAGACATGCTTGTTGCATTTCTCACCAAAAAGTATTTTGGAATCCAGGTATACTTCTTTATTGCACATGTAAGCAATATACCACCAATTATCATCATCAACATGTTTTATGAtaccaaaaattaaaaaagtgttTTCATGTAACAATACAACAAAATTATTAGCATGAGAGCTACCTAATGTTGAAATGATAGGATAATAACATCATGTTTATTTGCAATCCTTTAGTCCTTGTATTGTATTTCTAGGGTTCATTTGAAGGAACTCATCCTTAATGCTTTGTTTAGAAGATTCAAACAACTAACTTAATCCTTGTGATGGTGAGTATGTACTTTCAAACATCCCATATAGTATCAACATTTGATTATATTAGACCTCCTATTTTCACAAACTTACTACCCTAACAAAGTAAATACTGAATTTTAAAGTTACATTTTTTTAGTTGGGTTGCCTCTTCACAATCGACATTGTAAACAATCTTTATACAATCAATATAGTTTTAAAGAAACGccttatttaaataaatgaaaacaatattattGAACATAGTGAAACTTTTACACATTaccaaaaaacaaaatatagttGTAGGTAAAATTACATAACTAGCAAACTGAATAGTAATAACAATATTATGAACTTCTCCATATGCAAGGAATGCATTGAGTTCATTAATAAAGTTTCCAAATAAAGTACATTCAATTAGGAAATTACTATGAAAAGTAAAATCGGTTAAGCATTTTTAAAAAGTCAATATTATTTGTAAAATCAACATTTCTGTTACCCATCAATCTCTATGGAGATGACATTCAACTTTGTGCTTTTGTCAGTTCTTTGTAAGTCTTTTTCAGTTCCAACACCCGTTAGTACTCCCAAGACACCTGCATAAACGAATGAATTCACTACACTTAAAAAATGTAATTGATTTCAAATGATGTTCAACCATAATAGTTTAGATTACCCAAGTAGTCTGTGTCAAAGCTAGAGCAGTGACTACAAAATGAGGTATGTATTATGACTTAATTTTTTGAACCAATTTGCTATCTTGTGAAACTACCTTTGTTCCAAACTGAAACTTAATTTTGTAACGGTGATGAGTGATTTTATAACACCGACCATTTAAAACAACACTAAAAGACCAAATAGAATACAAATTATCCTTAATAGTTTTATTTTGGAATTTGTAAATTAGGGTTCTTCTGATTGAAAATAGGAACTTCTGTGTGAAATTTGTCACAAACCACAACCGAATAACCCTGGTGATGAGACTCCAATTTTCCTTTTCAAGAGTGACTTCTTTTATTGAGTGAATTTACTTTTGCAAGAGCGACATATTGAATTTTCTTTCATGAACAAACCTAATGAGTGAACTCATTTATATActgaaatattaaataaagaagaaataaaagaaatgttcaatgttgatgaaaaaatataaaatttaatcaaacttCAAAGATCAGTGGTGTAATCTGTCCTAAAAAAGATTAACTTCAACCTTTAAAGCAAAAATCAGAACAAAAACCAAAGAAAATTGTTCTAAAATCATACTTTAAACCTTGAGGAACATTTGATGGCAACAAAAGATCTCCATTTAtgatttaaaatccaaattcaaatataagaTTTGGTGCACATGAACAAAGGTCTTATTGTCAATATAATCATTGATCTTACCAAAATCGAGAAAGGCCATGCATAGGGTTTGTGGCATGGATTGGACAAACCATTGAATAGTGGAGTAGAGTTTCCAGTAGAGATAGACATATGTTCAATGTTAAAAGTTAAATCATTTGcagaaaaaatataaacatactTAAAAGGTTAGTGCCCTAACATGTCTCGAAAAAAGATTAACTTCAACCCTTACAACAAAAATTTGAACAAAAACACCAAAGAAATCATATTGAAATGGTAATTTAAACCCTAAGGAACATTTGATGGTGGTAAAATATCTCCATTAGGCAAAAGATTTTACTCATTTGATACACATTTTCAAAGATCTTACCATCAATATAACCTTTGACTGTACCAAAAACGAGAAAGCCCATGCATAAGGTTTCTAGCATGGATTTGGAAAACCACTGAAAGGTGGAGTACACTCTGTAGTAGAGAGTGAAGGACATGGTTTCTAAGAGAGAGAAACATTTATGAGACGTGGGAAAACACCTTAGagaaaaaatgacaaaaatgttTGTAGCATGAATTTGACAAAGCATGGAGCAAAGACAATATTATATAGTTTCTAAGTAGAAGAGAAATTAGCATGGATTAGGGTTTTTTCATAAGCATAAGTTTTCAGTAGTGAAATGTGGGGGGGTGTTAATGCCAAGTTTCGTGTGCTGCATTTGCCATGTGTCATGCTCTACATTAGCCATGTCGTTGAAACTTTTCTCATTTTGgtaatttttcaaatattttgtcTTGCATTTTTTCTGAACAATTTTTATGTTTGTGACACATGTAAAAAACTTCCATTTGTGTTCCTTCATTTGTATATGTTATAGATGAGCTAAAGTGGGACTTTGAGTGAAAATAGTATTGTTGTCGCCATCACGAACCACCACACATCCTTTATCCCCTGCCATATCGTCTCCGCCACAATCCTGATTGCAGATCGGATCCCTTGCTTGTTCATGTATTGCAACCTCATGATGTCGTTGGAGATTCTCATTAATGGCAATGCATTATTGTTCTCCTCCAAGGGAAAACACCCCATTTGGAATATTGTAATGGTAGAAAGTTTATAATAAATGAGAGTATTTAGAGGTGGATTGTGGAAATATCATATGGGCATGATAGTGTCACAAACATTCTATGCTAGCTACCATTTAGTCACAAAAGTGGCCCTTAATGTTGGTGTCAACAAACTACTTTTATGCTTTAACGAGAATTCACTTGCCTATATCAGATGATAAACCCAATATCgtataaatatttcaatttttcaattataattacATATGTTTACTTTGTCAATTGTAACTACATTGTTTTCTCTATTAGTTGTAATTgcatcttctattttttttttttgtgcttTATAAATAGAGTACTCAATAATCTGAATAAGCGTGTAGCGATTATCTGATTAATAAAACATAGTCATTTCTTGAATTCTTTCTCCCTTTTGTCTTGTTTATTGATCCTTTCTCTAAATGAGATATATAAAACTAATATGGTATCACAACTTTTAGGACTCTGgaacatttatttttcttctatgTTTTGCTCCTTATTCTTTCACCATGGCAAGACAAGGGAAAATGCTCCCATTTTTGTACATATTGTGACATAAGTAGTCATACAGTGGACACATGTTATCATAGACATGGTTTTCCATCAGGTTACAAATTTAAGTAAGAAATATGTTAATATGAGTGCATCCATTAATGCTCAAATCAATTCAACCAAATTAGGTAAGTTTTGTAGTCACTAGGTATTGGACATAGGGGCTACAGATGATATAtgctacaataaaaaaaatctttttcatTTATAGTATTTCTCCTATACTAGTCTCTTTACCTAATGAAAATCAATTGAGTTTTAATTAGTCTGTTACAGTTCAAATCTCTCATTCACTCACTTTGACTAATGTTTTATATGCCCCTTCATTCCAAGTCAATTTAATCTTTGTTTCAAGATTGACCATAAATCACAATTGTTTAACCATTTTTCAACCTTCTGTTTGTTTCCTTGTTCAAACATAACCATGAAGAGTGATTGGTACAACTGACAGATAACACAACCTTTATCAATTGAGGATTTTTAGTATCCATCAAGTGTCACAAAACAATAGGGAGGAGTATAATTGACACTGAGATTTCATTTATTCCTAATAAGACTGTCAACATAATAAATCTTGTGTAGATACTGATAATGTTAAACTTTGGCATTTTAGAATGGGACATTTATCACATGATAGGTTGAAAAAATTGTCTTCACATTACCCAAATAGTTTTATAGGATTTTTTATCCttgttgttgaagatggatgttgCTCCTTCAAGTCAATGTGTTTGATGTAGCAAAGTGTGTGcattgctttgaagattgtaatgaTGTTCTTGGGTAGTCTTGTATATAGGTTAGAGTATGTTTAAAGTAAGCTTTTTGAATCGTGACCCACCTCATAAATCTTATCAAGGTGATAAGATCAAGCACAATGTTTTCCAAAtgtttttctcatattttttccCAAAATATGCTTTACtgcacaaaaaataaatttgttgtttctCAAATGAATAGATCCTTTTTTAATTGGTGCCttgttttttaaacttttttcatAACTTTGTCTTTGCAGCAAGATGCTTGACTAAGTCTCTTATGACTGAGCTGCAATAGTTGAAAAACTCTCTTTGGCTttgtgaaaataaatatgttcattttattttcaatctgttatttttataacagttctctaactgttttttaaaagtCTGTTATAAAATGTTTCTTATAAAAAGAGAGATAAATCTGACTTGAGTTGAGTGTTGAGAAAACGAGTTTGTAACAGAGATTAAAAGTTTTTCAGAGAATTCAAACGAATTTGCACGTGTTCTTGAAAgaattttcaaaagaaaaaggagTGCTTGTTCTTGTGTGTCCTAAGCTTGGTATGAGGTGTTGTCACTGGTTtttgcaatctgttctactaGTCTTTCCAGGATTCGGCATTATCTTTCCAAGTGTATTCATttaatcattctcttctttgtaATTGTGGTTGTAAGACACTTCTTGATAGTGTTTATTGAAGTGTTGGGAGTGCTGAAATAGTATTTTTCAGCTAGGTGTGCCTtttttcttgtagggttcaagaacattaGGTTGTGTAATTGTCTTGTACTGttttttagtggatttcaccttgggaaaggtgagactagatgtagctcatttgagtgaaccagtataatcttgTGGTGTTCAACctcccttaatctctgcactcaTTTACTGTTTTGTGTGTTAATATGACTGAAAATAAACCTGTTCAAttaaaattgaatctgttctttATGGATTTGTTCTTACTGTTCTTGATTTATGGAAAACCTATATGAGTATCTTTTTGGAATTTGAGTGACTAATTTGGAGATAATTGAAGAacattattttgtaaaaatcaaGTCTATCAATTGACACGATTCATTCAAGTGTGTGGTTTGATATTCAAAAAGTGTCTCTTTATTCAACTATCTGTTTTTCATCTGTGCACATTAATGTGATACATTGCCTGCTGTTGAATACTCCTAATATCAGGAAATCATACAACTGAAATGTTGTCTTGATGAAGTAAGTTGAAatataaatctgttctttccaAAATAAATCAATTCTTTTACTCTGTTCTGTGAAAAAACTTGAATCTGCTTGAAtcttttataagctcaattcacccccccccctgaacttagacactaataaacCCAACACTTGTGATACATGTTTTCCTTCTAGCTTTACTAAATGaactcaaattttttatttgcttCATATTGATATATGGGGTCCTTTAAATCACGCTTATGTTGAAgggtataaatatattttaactctCCTAGATGATTTTACCCGATATACATGGATTTGTCTAATGAAAACTAAAGTCGAAACACACACTTACAAAATTTCATCAACATGATTGAAAATCAGTTCAATACTCATTTGAAAGTATTAAGAGGTGATAATGACCCTGAGTTTCTTATGACTGATTTCTTTAATAGAAAAAAGGTTGTTCATCAAACTGATTGTGTGGAAACACCATAATAGAACAATGTTGTTGAGCATAAACAATAACATATTTTGAATGTCACTCATGcactaatttttttagtctcaatttcctttttatttttgtcaTATAATGTCAAGCACTCTTTTCATTTAATCAATAGAACTCATACTCCTCTTTTACATAATAAATCACCATATCAAATGGTTTATAATGTAATGTCATATTTGtctcatataatttttttttggttgtTTGACTTTTGTTACTACTAGTGGTGTTCAAAGAACAAAGTTTAGTTATAAAGCTAGAAAATGTGTTTCTCTTGGTTACAAAGATGTGGTAAGAGATGTTACtcttttttatatgaattagaAGAATATTTTTATGGCACGAGATGTTATTTTTTGTGAAACCCATTTTCCTTTCTATAAGGATAAAACTGATACCAATTTGGACAAACCTGATCCATTTAAGTTTAAGCATTTTCTTCCTTCTATTTCTGATAATGATATATCTTTCAGTGATATTGTTCctttagtttttgaaaaagcATTGTCATCCAGTACCCCTGTTACTGATTCTCTTAATCCATTACATTTAACTGATACTGATATCTTATAACACCATCCTTCTAATCCAcaatctttatttatttgagTTTCTACTCGTCTCAAACAACAACCTGGATACTTGAAGAACTATCACCCTACTTTATTCTcttcaaaaagatgttatcaatcaTTCTTCAGATAATAAATGtcctattaaaaaatatttctcttaCCATAACTGTCCTTCTACATATTCTTCttttttgttataatatttCTTCTATCCAAGAACCTAAATCATTTAAAGAGGCGATAAAACATAATTGTTGGAAAGAAGTTCTGCAACGTGAAatttatgcttttgagtctAATGAAACTTGGTCTTTGGTGGATTTTCCTCctagaaataattttattggTTATAAATGGATTTTATAGCTAAGCATAAACCAGATGACACTATTGATAGGTAAAagtattacaaaatagaacagagattaacaaaagagtaaactgaagacaaaggatatgagaatgaatatctcttctttcttattattcaaatcaaaacaaatggtttgaatatatacaagtagtacactcattatagggtttaactaaagaaggaaataatcaatattaaatactagaatcataacacacaaagataaaataaaggttattcccttctataaagagaaataactgttaattagaaaagacacctaATTATTcttctctataaagagaaacaactgataattagaaaagactccCAATTAATATTATGATCCTTCTGTAACTCTGGTATCTGTATCCTTTAATAAAAAGACTCGTTTGGTTGCCAAGGGATATATTCCAACTAAAGATATTGAGAATTTTGAGACTTTCACTCTAGTAATTAAAATTACTAACTACCATTAAATTTATTCTATCTTTAGCAAGTACGCAAGTACTAAGGGATGTATTCTTTATCAAATAAATTTCAATAACTTCTTTCTTCATGGCGATCTTGGTGAAGAAATTAACATCCTTCCACTAGTCTTAATCTTTCTCAACCAACACAAGTTtgtaaatttagaaaatatttatatgaattaAAGTAGGCGAGTAGGAAATGAAACTCAAAACTAACTCagactgtaatacaacttcgtTATGTTCAAAGTACAACtgataactttttatttattcgcACATTATCATTAAAACTTCGTTGATATAGTTGATGAAATTATGTTGGCTGGAATAATCTTCAAGAAATATAGCATATTAAAACTCATCTTCATAACTCTTTTAGAATTAAAGACCTTGGTACTCTATTTTATTCTTCATATTTGAAATAATTCATTCACCTTCTGATAGTGATTTATTGTCTTGCAAAGTTGTCACTTATCCCATGGAACCATCTTGTCCTCTCTCTGAAACTAAAGGTTCGTTGCTTATAAATGCAGGTGAATATTGAAGATTGATTGGGCATTTTGTACCTTACACACATTAGGCCTGACATCAGTTTTGCCATTCATAACCAGTTTGTTTCAAATCCATGAGAACCTCAAATGAAAACAACTTTTTGTGTATAAAGATATATGAAAGGATGTCTTGGTCTTGATCTATTCTTTCCTAGTAAAAATCTCATTGTtatcaaagttttttttattcagattctgattggGGAACTTGCATTGATTCTAGAAGGTCTATCACTAGTTATTGTGTGTTTATGGGAAAttctttaatttcattaaagTCTAAAAAGCAATCTACATTGTCCAAATCTTCTTTAGAGGAAAAATACAGAGCACTAGCTTCACTTGTTTGTGAACTTTAATAGTTACAATATGTGTGTCATGACTTGCATACTAATATTTCTAAATCTTTTGTCGTTTGTTGTGATAATTAATATGCTATATGCATAGTAATAAATCTCACATGTCATGAGAGGACGCAACACATTGAAATAGATTGTCATTTCGTTCAGACTAAATTTCAAGAATACCTCATTCATTTAATTCATGTTTCTTCTTCTAATCAAGTCGTTGATATGTTGACCAAACTTTTGCGTCCTCGATTATTTTGTGACAACTTATCCAAGTTGAACATGAAATATATACATGCTTCATCTTGTGGGGTACTATTAGATGATAAATCTGatttcatataaatatttaagtttttcaGTTATAATTGCATAGATTTTCTCTATTAGTTGTAGCTGCATCTATTTTCTCTATTAGTTGTAAAATCATCTCTTATTTTTGGTTTTTATGTGTTCTATAGATCGAGTGGTCAATCATCTGAATACGGTATATAAAACTAATAGCCTTCACTATTCTTGCTTATGTTgctttttaactttttcttgtttttcttgatAGACGTGCTATTTTTCTCTCCTCCTTCAAATGTAATTGGTTATGCTATGTTGGGATGAAGAATCTAATTGATATGTTATAAAAGTGTAAAACTTTTCTTCACTATcacaaaataaattgattttttataataagtatttaaagaaatattgttggaatttttttatttgtttgttgtaTAGTAATATTGTGGCTTGGTACTTCAGCTAAACAAGGTCATGTTGTAGTTTTTAAATCCGTAATGTGACTGGATTAAGTTGTGGGTTTTAGTGTTTGGAGTTTTTGGTTGTGACCATGGAGGTTGCTATATTTGGTGGAAAAAGCTTATCTCTTTCGTGTGGGTGCTTCCTTGACTTTGAAGGTGTGGGAGGTCTTCGGAGTGAGATTTAAATCATTGGAGATGGGATTCATCACGGTTGAATCCAATCCTATGTCTTCCGTAAGTATTTATCTCAGAAAATTATCACTTACAAAGTATATACATTCACAAAATATTTATCTCAGAAAATTATCAATTACAAAATTTTCTTCCGTAAGTATTTTCTAGGATACGTTAAGGAATTGCACTCCCAATGCCTAAAAGCTCATCTAGAAAGTAGGGCAATCATTCTTGCAAACACACTTCATATTCTTTAATTGGTTTTCAAACTAAAGCAATTTATACAATGTTTGTCTAAGTCTATTTAAGGTGaaatttaacatttaaaatgaTTAAGGAAATAGcaaaatgaataagaaaaagaaaagataagaaaaaacagaaaaagtcTATAAATTAAACTGCAACATTCTGTCTCAAACAAATCCAAAatggttttcaattttattcccCTGCTGGTCCTCTATTGGAAAGATTATAGAAAAATAGTAGCCAGCATTAATATGTATCTCCTTTAAATTACCAAAACTGTTTCTAAGAAATATGCCATGATGCTGGATGATACACAACCAGCCAGCTGATGATATTGGTACCGTATCAAGATCACTCACACTGGTGTAGTTTCCACTATTCCATTCATTCACTTGTTGCAGCCAGCACCATATGAGCAGCACTTCTGCAGTTTGTTAACAAGGTGCAAACTTTCAATAAGTATAAGGAAAATTGTGTGCATATAAATCCAACCTAAATTTTTCCCTGCAATAATTTTTAAaccaaaatcacaaaaatccatCTTAGAAGCTAAAACTACCCTTTCTTTCTGCATGTCAGGATGTAAGTTTCAAATTAGTTCCAACCGGTACAACTTTCCATGGTAAATGCTATGATAAAACCCTCCCCAGAATGTTTTAATTCAGAATACGCAGTGAGACTATTTGTGTAGATTAGATGAACTCACATTAAGAAACGGTACTGTTTGCATCAACTTTTACTCTCCATTCCTCTTCACTCCTCTTCGGTGAGCCTGTTCGCAGCTGAATCAAAACTTCCATCTGACAGCAGATGTTCATACTGTTCTTTTAAGCCAGACGATTCAATGCCCTCTACGAGATCCTGCTTAATTTGTTGCACCAAAGCCTCAATTCTACTCTTTGATTCAGAAGTTGGCGAATTTCTAGCCTTGGCAACCTCCAATTTCAATTGTTGTATCTTGCTCTTAATATCATCCGATGAGTTAACCAAACTATCAATTTGCTTTCCTATTTCTTCATTTAGTTCTATTATACCTTGGTCAGTGTTATCTTCTTCTTTTAAAGCAATATTGAAGCCTATACCTTGGTCAGTGTTATCTTCTTCTTCTAAAGCAATATTGAAGCCCATCGACTGCAGAGCATTAACCATCTGTGAGTCTAACTCTTTCTTAAAGTCAATGATTTTCTTCTTCAACTCCTCATCCAAATCACTTTCTGAGGATGCATCAACACCTGTAAGTTCAGCCTTTAATGCTTCAAACTCTTCCCTTAATCTAGGATCACTCAAGATTTGATCAACTTTCATCTTCAACTCTTGCTCAAATAGGACAGTGTTCTCCTTGCTTACATCTGACAGACGCTTTGCTTCAGATAATTCATTGAAATACTTAAGATTTTTCTGCAGCTTAACATAATTAGGAGATGCACGTAATTGTTTTTCGAACTCCACCCTTAGCTTTTCTACCTTATCCTTCAGTGATGGATCAAGACTTTCATAATCTGCATTTGCTTCTGAGGCTTCCTCCTGTAGTTGCGACAACCTCTCTGTCAAGCCAGCAGCTTTAATTGCCTCAGAGTATTCTTGATTGATCTCCCTCTCCAGTTGCTTTAACATTTCATCTAACTCTAGTTTTGGAGGAATGGGAGAAGATTTCTTAGCTTCCAAAATTTGTTTCTTCAGTTTCTCAACCTCAACTTCCAGTTCAGCATCAGGAATCTTAGCAATAGATAGatccttcttcttcatcttgaCTTTTCGAATAGGATCTATAGGAATACCTTCCTGGAACTGACCGATCTTTCTGAACTTAAGCCTGCGATGTTCTAGAAGCTCTTCAGCGCTCATCTTGGTGAGTTCCTGCATGATGGACAAGTGAAACATCTGAAGTTAACCCAAAATTACGCATATCTGTTTTTCAGTAGAATTTGCTGCCTCAAAACTTACGTCCATGGTTTCATTGATTGCTTTTTTTATCTGTTGAGATGTCCACTCTGGATCAGAATGTGCACCACCAATCGGCTCCTATTATAAAGAAACAATGAAGCTATACTTAGATTCTATTCCCAAGAGAATATTGTTATCAATCTACGTAATGTTAAATGCTTATGTTGCACAAGAAAAGATTAATTACAACAAATCAAAGCAAGAGTTAAAGATTCGACAAATTTGCCGGAATACCTAAATAGActatatattcatatttaaacCATTAAGATGATAAATTCACGTATATGAACACGATTTAAGAGGGAAAAAAAGTATAATCAATAGCTTCTTACAGGTATAATACCATCTACAACATCTAATTTGCACAATTCAGGAGCTGTAATCCTCAGGTTCTCGGCAGCCTGCATaggaaaatagaaataaaaataaaatagttgattttaaaaaaatattatgaattgaAACAGTCAAAGTACTGGCATCATATATACCTCTGGAGCCGCTTTAGAATTCTTCCACAAGATTGCTGCACATGCTTCTGGACTAAATCATGTAATAAATAAAGGTcaaaccagcagaaaagaataGTAAGACCTTTTCAATTAGTAAAATGATCCATGAGATGACAACACAAGTAGTCAACCATATCACACACACAAAGACATACATAATAAATCAAGCAAGAACTCATTGTGAGAAACgaagaaaacaacaaatataGACATTAGAACATGTTTTAAttgtcaaaattaaaagaaaaatgccATGACTTTTCTAAGTGGTCATGTCCACACTAGCTTTTATTCCTAATCCTCCATGTATGGTTGTATGACCCAAATTTATAGTTTTCATTTCTCATAATAACCAGTTCTTTCTTATAGTAAATCTGAAAATACTGATTCTGTTATTGTTTTTTTGAATTCTTAAAGTGAGAgataaaatttatgtaattcAACCATGAAGCTTGTAAAGCAAGCTTCGCCGATGTGGAACTAAACTCAACAATATGTAACAGAAATAACCACTTTTCTATGTGGCAAATGTCACTCTTCTATTACAAAAAGTTTGCAATGTTAACATCATTGCAAGCTCTCCTGCTTCATTTGGAAGAGAGGAAAGAAATACAGAGAGTGGatgagaaaaagataaaaaggtaAGAAATTAGTGGAAAAAAGAGGTTGTTTGGTTGGAATGAAATGAAAGGATAGTTGTTTTTTCattactaataattttatttattacaattaatttttttttaattctttattattcTTGTTGcaataaaagagagaaaaaatatacCCATAATCAATTATGGACCCATAATTGATCATGAGTGACCCATAATAGTCGATAAAAACACttctttctcttcattttaGCGCAAAACATAGTGATTATGTTGCTATGTGTGGTCCTTCCAGTGCATTTCTTCGCAATTTTGTGAAGAAAGAGGAGAGTGAGACCTGTCTTCTTTCTCCTCTTTTCTTCACACGTCTCATCCAAACCACCACCCTTCCTCCTTTTCATCCTCCACCTCTTTCTCTCCTCATCCAAAAAAAGGTACGAGATTAATCTAACATGCACAGATGAGGGGGGGAAAGCATGTAATTGAAATAGTTAttacaatattataaattttgcaAATAGTAAAGTAAAAAACTAAATCACCTTGCAACATAAAAAACAGCATTTTCAAGCATCAGTAGTTTATTAGCACATCCAATGCCTAGGGCACCACCTGAACCACCTTCTCCGATAACTATAGATAATACTGGAACCTTCAGACCAAACATGGTTCTCAAATTCTGAGCAATTGCTTCACCCTGCCGGTATGAAAAATTAACAAATTGATTAATCTTGTAATAAAAGAAAGCCAAAGAATCTTAGAGCCT comes from the Phaseolus vulgaris cultivar G19833 chromosome 8, P. vulgaris v2.0, whole genome shotgun sequence genome and includes:
- the LOC137827127 gene encoding acetyl-coenzyme A carboxylase carboxyl transferase subunit alpha, chloroplastic: MAASSASLAGASASDLLRSSTSGFNGVPLRSLGKGRLVLKSRDFSVAARLRKPKKFDNPWPANPDPNVKGGVLSYLARFKPLEEKPRRVILDFEKPLADMQKKINDIQNMANETGLDFTDQIQLLETKHKQALKDLYKHLTPIQRVKIARHPNRPTFLDHLYNITEKFMEIHGDRLGYDDPAITTGIGMIDGRRYMFIGQQKGRNTKENIQCNFGMSTPHGYRKALRMMRYADHHGFPIVTFIDTPGAYADLESEHKGQGEAIAQNLRTMFGLKVPVLSIVIGEGGSGGALGIGCANKLLMLENAVFYVASPEACAAILWKNSKAAPEAAENLRITAPELCKLDVVDGIIPEPIGGAHSDPEWTSQQIKKAINETMDELTKMSAEELLEHRRLKFRKIGQFQEGIPIDPIRKVKMKKKDLSIAKIPDAELEVEVEKLKKQILEAKKSSPIPPKLELDEMLKQLEREINQEYSEAIKAAGLTERLSQLQEEASEANADYESLDPSLKDKVEKLRVEFEKQLRASPNYVKLQKNLKYFNELSEAKRLSDVSKENTVLFEQELKMKVDQILSDPRLREEFEALKAELTGVDASSESDLDEELKKKIIDFKKELDSQMVNALQSMGFNIALEEEDNTDQGIGFNIALKEEDNTDQGIIELNEEIGKQIDSLVNSSDDIKSKIQQLKLEVAKARNSPTSESKSRIEALVQQIKQDLVEGIESSGLKEQYEHLLSDGSFDSAANRLTEEE